A stretch of Glandiceps talaboti chromosome 18, keGlaTala1.1, whole genome shotgun sequence DNA encodes these proteins:
- the LOC144449209 gene encoding D-3-phosphoglycerate dehydrogenase-like isoform X2, whose protein sequence is MKVIAFAGTGTDNVDVKAASEQGIIVMNAPGANTVSTAEHTCAMICTVVRNIPKANKSMKEGKWETAKLTGIRLQGRTLAIIGLGAIGKEVAKRMKAFQMTLIGYDPFVTKQQAKDIGVEWYPLSEIWPRADIITLHLPAIPQTFEMVNDSVFAKCHRGVYLVNVARGTIVRERSLLRALRTGKCAAAALDVFQQEPTHNEALIQHPNIIATPHIGANTVEAQVRVAANVAHQIANLANCTQLSGTINCREMQGHLKAWCQLGQNLGQIVASYIGKVSSQTDVKVMTYGPDVQGGARLMKYMVESRICREQKEKLTSLEDLGLQISVGHADTCTEAPNDVDNGIKVTVCKGDVELTLCGTVRGDEAVLCGINTGVFVHGVTLKGNILIYRCKDTDVFLPFSVLSSSDNNNMSGFASSTSTDGQKWTLVYLKEPLEDCEPIKPFVNFVMQMSV, encoded by the exons ATGAAAGTGATAGCCTTTGctggtacaggtacagataatGTAGACGTCAAAGCAGCTTCAGAACAAGGAATAATAGTTATGAA TGCACCTGGTGCTAATACAGTCAGTACAGCAGAACATACCTGTGCCATGATTTGTACAGTAGTCAG GAACATTCCCAAAGCTAACAAGTCAATGAAAGAAGGCAAATGGGAAACAGCCAAACTAACTGGCATTAGGTTGCAAGGAAGAACTTTAGCCATTATTGGACTTGGTGCTATTGGTAAAGAAGTTGCTAAAAGAATGAAGGCATTCCAAATGACT TTAATAGGTTATGATCCTTTTGTTACTAAGCAACAAGCTAAAGATATAGGAGTTGAGTGGTATCCACTTAGTGAAATCTGGCCAAGAGCTGATATTATAACCTTACATCTCCCAGCCATTCCACAGACATTCG AAATGGTAAATGATAGTGTGTTCGCTAAATGTCATAGAGGTGTCTATTTAGTCAATGTTGCTAGAGGAACTATCGTGAGAGAGAGGTCATTATTGAGGGCCCTGAGAACTGGGAAATGTGCAGCAGCTGCCTTAGATGTATTTCAACAG GAACCAACACATAATGAAGCCTTGATTCAACACCCAAATATCATTGCAACTCCCCATATTGGTGCTAATACTGTAGAAGCTCAAGTACGGGTTGCAGCTAATGTCGCTCATCAAATTGCTAATTTGGCAAATTGTACCCAGCTATCAGGAACA ATCAATTGCAGAGAAATGCAAGGTCATTTGAAAGCATGGTGTCAACTTGGTCAGAATCTTGGTCAGATTGTTGCCTCCTATATTGGAAAGGTGTCAAGTCAAACTGATGTAAAAGTCATGACATATG GACCTGATGTGCAGGGAGGTGCACGATTAATGAAATATATGGTTGAAAGCAGAATTTGTAGAGAACAAAAAGAGAAATTAACATCACTTGAAGATCTTGGATTACAG ATATCAGTTGGCCATGCGGATACCTGTACAGAAGCACCCAATGATGTTGATAATGGCATTAAAGTCACAGTCTGCAAGGGAGATGTTGAACTAACATTGTGTGGTACAGTGCGTGGTGATGAAGCAGTGTTGTGTGGTATTAATACTGGTGTGTTTGTCCATGGAGTCACTCTCAAAGGAAACATCCTGATCTACAGATGTAAAGACACTGATGTCTTTCTTCCATTTTCTG TATTATCATCCAGCGATAATAACAACATGTCAGGATTTGCCAGTTCTACATCAACAGATGGCCAGAAATGGACTCTTGTCTACTTGAAGGAACCATTGGAAGACTGTGAACCGATCAAGCCATTTGTCaactttgttatgcaaatgagtgtgtAG
- the LOC144449712 gene encoding uncharacterized protein LOC144449712: MVTTKHCCYGVCRSDSRYSDRDHMKDVFFIPFPKPTKDFEKCRRWTKSCRRDNFGPENVSKDTYICSLHFIGGSGPTDLNPDPIPAVFSPEQAEKISRKRKAPKPRSTNSKIRRQSSFDTDQAAEALIQLSSAYDIPSTDSSSHSESELSSPCSPAILKSESSTNLVLNEEITRREHTREAPLLPPEV, encoded by the exons ATGGTCACTACAAAGCACTGTTGTTATGGTGTCTGTCGGAGTGATTCCAGATATAGTGACCGAGATCATATGAAAGACGTGTTTTTTATACCATTTCCCAAACCAACCAAAGACTTCGAAAAATGCAGACGATGGACCAAGTCATGCAGACGTGACAATTTTGGTCCAGAAAACGTTTCGaaagatacatatatatgttcCCTTCATTTCATCGGTGGTAGTGGACCAACGGACCTCAATCCAGACCCAATTCCAGCGGTGTTTAGCCCGGAACAG GCTGAGAAAATATCAAGAAAGAGAAAAGCTCCAAAACCCAGGAGTACAAACTCTAAAATTAGAAGACAATCTAGTTTTGATACGGATCAAGCAGCAGAAGCTCTTATACAACTTTCATCAG cATATGATATACCTTCAACTGACAGTAGTAGTCATTCCGAGTCAGAGCTCTCCTCACCCTGCAGTCCAGCAATTTTGAAGTCGGAATCAAGTACAAACCTAGTTTTAAATGAAGAAATTACAAGGAGAGAACATACAAGAGAAGCACCTCTACTGCCTCCTGAAGTTTGA
- the LOC144449209 gene encoding hydroxypyruvate reductase-like isoform X1 yields MTSCLVERVLISDVIDPCCAQILTDNGIEVDTKVGLSHDELKEEVKNYDGLVLRSGTLVTRDIIEATTSMKVIAFAGTGTDNVDVKAASEQGIIVMNAPGANTVSTAEHTCAMICTVVRNIPKANKSMKEGKWETAKLTGIRLQGRTLAIIGLGAIGKEVAKRMKAFQMTLIGYDPFVTKQQAKDIGVEWYPLSEIWPRADIITLHLPAIPQTFEMVNDSVFAKCHRGVYLVNVARGTIVRERSLLRALRTGKCAAAALDVFQQEPTHNEALIQHPNIIATPHIGANTVEAQVRVAANVAHQIANLANCTQLSGTINCREMQGHLKAWCQLGQNLGQIVASYIGKVSSQTDVKVMTYGPDVQGGARLMKYMVESRICREQKEKLTSLEDLGLQISVGHADTCTEAPNDVDNGIKVTVCKGDVELTLCGTVRGDEAVLCGINTGVFVHGVTLKGNILIYRCKDTDVFLPFSVLSSSDNNNMSGFASSTSTDGQKWTLVYLKEPLEDCEPIKPFVNFVMQMSV; encoded by the exons ATGACTAGTTGTCTAGTGGAACGTGTGCTGATCAGCGATGTCATCGACCCTTGCTGTGCCCAAATACTGACTGACAACGGTATTGAAGTTGACACTAAAGTTGGCCTCAGTCACGATGAGCTGAAGGAGGAAGTAAAA AACTATGATGGTTTGGTATTGAGATCAGGAACACTTGTTACCAGAGACATTATAGAGGCAACAACTAGCATGAAAGTGATAGCCTTTGctggtacaggtacagataatGTAGACGTCAAAGCAGCTTCAGAACAAGGAATAATAGTTATGAA TGCACCTGGTGCTAATACAGTCAGTACAGCAGAACATACCTGTGCCATGATTTGTACAGTAGTCAG GAACATTCCCAAAGCTAACAAGTCAATGAAAGAAGGCAAATGGGAAACAGCCAAACTAACTGGCATTAGGTTGCAAGGAAGAACTTTAGCCATTATTGGACTTGGTGCTATTGGTAAAGAAGTTGCTAAAAGAATGAAGGCATTCCAAATGACT TTAATAGGTTATGATCCTTTTGTTACTAAGCAACAAGCTAAAGATATAGGAGTTGAGTGGTATCCACTTAGTGAAATCTGGCCAAGAGCTGATATTATAACCTTACATCTCCCAGCCATTCCACAGACATTCG AAATGGTAAATGATAGTGTGTTCGCTAAATGTCATAGAGGTGTCTATTTAGTCAATGTTGCTAGAGGAACTATCGTGAGAGAGAGGTCATTATTGAGGGCCCTGAGAACTGGGAAATGTGCAGCAGCTGCCTTAGATGTATTTCAACAG GAACCAACACATAATGAAGCCTTGATTCAACACCCAAATATCATTGCAACTCCCCATATTGGTGCTAATACTGTAGAAGCTCAAGTACGGGTTGCAGCTAATGTCGCTCATCAAATTGCTAATTTGGCAAATTGTACCCAGCTATCAGGAACA ATCAATTGCAGAGAAATGCAAGGTCATTTGAAAGCATGGTGTCAACTTGGTCAGAATCTTGGTCAGATTGTTGCCTCCTATATTGGAAAGGTGTCAAGTCAAACTGATGTAAAAGTCATGACATATG GACCTGATGTGCAGGGAGGTGCACGATTAATGAAATATATGGTTGAAAGCAGAATTTGTAGAGAACAAAAAGAGAAATTAACATCACTTGAAGATCTTGGATTACAG ATATCAGTTGGCCATGCGGATACCTGTACAGAAGCACCCAATGATGTTGATAATGGCATTAAAGTCACAGTCTGCAAGGGAGATGTTGAACTAACATTGTGTGGTACAGTGCGTGGTGATGAAGCAGTGTTGTGTGGTATTAATACTGGTGTGTTTGTCCATGGAGTCACTCTCAAAGGAAACATCCTGATCTACAGATGTAAAGACACTGATGTCTTTCTTCCATTTTCTG TATTATCATCCAGCGATAATAACAACATGTCAGGATTTGCCAGTTCTACATCAACAGATGGCCAGAAATGGACTCTTGTCTACTTGAAGGAACCATTGGAAGACTGTGAACCGATCAAGCCATTTGTCaactttgttatgcaaatgagtgtgtAG